In Juglans microcarpa x Juglans regia isolate MS1-56 chromosome 7D, Jm3101_v1.0, whole genome shotgun sequence, the following are encoded in one genomic region:
- the LOC121239163 gene encoding nuclear transcription factor Y subunit A-1 isoform X2 — protein MQSKSENTNRLDPGSHAIPPSSVYPEPWWRNIGYNPISPAVTGGNVSNSSSLECPNARSDSNDGHSLSNNKLNEEDDDATKESQNTTYSRSGNYGQEHQNVQHVTSTAPSMRDECLTQPAQLELVGHSIACASNPYQDPYYGGMVAAYGHQPYGYPPFLGMPHARMPLPLEMAQEPVYVNAKQYQGILRRRQARAKAELEKKLIKARKPYLHESRHQHAMRRARGSGGRFAKKGDVDASNHEAKGKGIGSGPALSSQSASSSGSEPLLTDSAETWNSSHGQHGGRHDASEAQNYVNGGDHYQNHNGLKASSYLHAGERGEEGDCSGQQWGSISSKQSSQRRLAIQ, from the exons ATGCAGTCAAAGTCAGAAAATACAAATCGGCTAGACCCTGGTTCACATGCCATTCCGCCGTCAAGCGTCTATCCTGAACCTTGGTGGCGGAACATTGGGTACAATCCCATCTCCCCGGCTGTGACGGGGGGGAATGTATCCAATTCGTCGTCTTTGGAATGCCCAAATGCTCGTTCAGATTCCAATGATGGTCATTCACTGTCAAATAATAAACTGAATGAGGAAGACGACGATGCCACCAAAGAATCACAAAATACTACGTATTCACGATCAG GAAATTATGGACAAGAACACCAAAATGTGCAGCATGTTACGTCAACTGCACCTTCTATGCGTGATGAATGCCTTACACAACCTGCGCAGCTTGAACTTGTTGGTCACTCAATT GCATGTGCATCAAATCCATATCAGGATCCATATTACGGGGGAATGGTGGCAGCTTATGGGCATCAACCTTAT GGTTATCCTCCTTTTCTTGGAATGCCTCATGCTAGAATGCCTTTGCCCCTTGAGATGGCACAAGAGCCTGTTTATGTGAATGCCAAACAGTACCAAGGTATTCTGAGGCGGAGACAGGCACGTGCTAAAGCTGAGCTTGAAAAGAAGTTGATAAAGGCTAGAAAG CCATATCTCCATGAATCTCGGCACCAGCATGCTATGAGAAGGGCCAGGGGGAGCGGAGGACGGTTTGCAAAGAAAGGTGATGTTGATGCTTCGAACCATGAAGCCAAAGGAAAGGGCATAGGTTCTGGGCCAGCTCTCTCATCACAGTCTGCAAGTTCATCTGGTTCGGAACCATTGCTCACCGATTCTGCCGAAACATGGAATTCCTCCCATGGGCAACATGGAGGGAGGCATGATGCATCTGAAGCTCAAAATTATGTAAATGGTGGTGACCACTACCAAAATCACAACGGCTTGAAGGCCTCATCATATCTGCATGCTGGCGAAAGAGGTGAGGAAGGAGACTGTTCAGGCCAGCAATGGGGAAGCATCTCTTCTAAGCAGTCCTCACAAAGGCGTCTTGCCATACAATGA
- the LOC121239163 gene encoding nuclear transcription factor Y subunit A-1 isoform X1 — protein sequence MQSKSENTNRLDPGSHAIPPSSVYPEPWWRNIGYNPISPAVTGGNVSNSSSLECPNARSDSNDGHSLSNNKLNEEDDDATKESQNTTYSRSAGNYGQEHQNVQHVTSTAPSMRDECLTQPAQLELVGHSIACASNPYQDPYYGGMVAAYGHQPYGYPPFLGMPHARMPLPLEMAQEPVYVNAKQYQGILRRRQARAKAELEKKLIKARKPYLHESRHQHAMRRARGSGGRFAKKGDVDASNHEAKGKGIGSGPALSSQSASSSGSEPLLTDSAETWNSSHGQHGGRHDASEAQNYVNGGDHYQNHNGLKASSYLHAGERGEEGDCSGQQWGSISSKQSSQRRLAIQ from the exons ATGCAGTCAAAGTCAGAAAATACAAATCGGCTAGACCCTGGTTCACATGCCATTCCGCCGTCAAGCGTCTATCCTGAACCTTGGTGGCGGAACATTGGGTACAATCCCATCTCCCCGGCTGTGACGGGGGGGAATGTATCCAATTCGTCGTCTTTGGAATGCCCAAATGCTCGTTCAGATTCCAATGATGGTCATTCACTGTCAAATAATAAACTGAATGAGGAAGACGACGATGCCACCAAAGAATCACAAAATACTACGTATTCACGATCAG CAGGAAATTATGGACAAGAACACCAAAATGTGCAGCATGTTACGTCAACTGCACCTTCTATGCGTGATGAATGCCTTACACAACCTGCGCAGCTTGAACTTGTTGGTCACTCAATT GCATGTGCATCAAATCCATATCAGGATCCATATTACGGGGGAATGGTGGCAGCTTATGGGCATCAACCTTAT GGTTATCCTCCTTTTCTTGGAATGCCTCATGCTAGAATGCCTTTGCCCCTTGAGATGGCACAAGAGCCTGTTTATGTGAATGCCAAACAGTACCAAGGTATTCTGAGGCGGAGACAGGCACGTGCTAAAGCTGAGCTTGAAAAGAAGTTGATAAAGGCTAGAAAG CCATATCTCCATGAATCTCGGCACCAGCATGCTATGAGAAGGGCCAGGGGGAGCGGAGGACGGTTTGCAAAGAAAGGTGATGTTGATGCTTCGAACCATGAAGCCAAAGGAAAGGGCATAGGTTCTGGGCCAGCTCTCTCATCACAGTCTGCAAGTTCATCTGGTTCGGAACCATTGCTCACCGATTCTGCCGAAACATGGAATTCCTCCCATGGGCAACATGGAGGGAGGCATGATGCATCTGAAGCTCAAAATTATGTAAATGGTGGTGACCACTACCAAAATCACAACGGCTTGAAGGCCTCATCATATCTGCATGCTGGCGAAAGAGGTGAGGAAGGAGACTGTTCAGGCCAGCAATGGGGAAGCATCTCTTCTAAGCAGTCCTCACAAAGGCGTCTTGCCATACAATGA